AGAAGACCCTGAATTTTAGACCTAGCTCTATTATTTAATAGCAGTGTGTTCTTAGAAAAAGCCCTTAATCCCTCTATACCAGAAATCAAATAACCTGCCTTATCTTCTTTCAAGCAGATGTTGTAAGGACCAAATAATATACTCTGTGGGAATGTAATTTGAAAACCATAGCATTAATGAAAGTGATAAGGTGGTGCTGTTGTTTCGCCTCTTGGTGATTTCAGTATTTCAGTAGCTATTCTTAAAAAAACTCCCACACAGCTACTAGCTCTTCTACAAGTAGACAGGCAGGGTCTAAGTTCGCTTGGAAAGCTATTATGCATATCTTTATAAAGGAGACGGAAAGAAAAggttaaacataaacataaatcaaattttgttctttttcaggagGCAGTAGGGGACACGTTAGAAGAACTGTGGATCTCCTACAATTTTATTGAGAAGTTGAAAGGGATCCACgtaatgaagaaattgaagattCTCTACATGTCTAATAACCTGGTAAAAGACTGGGGTAAGCTGAGAGTGGCCCTTTGCTAACCGCCTACCGCCTGTTTATAGAAAATAGTCCGAGAGGGAAAAGATGCAAAACGAGAACGTTTATTTCTAAGCACAGAGAGAAAGTGGGAACATTTATGTCTAAGCTCAGAGAGAAATAGTATAGgagtttctaaattttaaatgcttaacatttatatttaactATTTACTTAGGATGAGTATAATCTGATAGGTCCTGGTCCTattaatcatgaaaaaaatttaagctaTTATCCAAAGGCTGAAGTAATCAGTTTAACTATAATACTTCATAGGCAGAAGACTTGTTTGATATCTATGttactttgcttttttattgtaCATAATTCATTCAGTTATATGCGATGAACTACACCAGTCTCTTTGGATACATAGTTGAATAGGACATtatctctgccctcaaggagttcacAGCTTAGTGGGAAAAATTAGTTTGTAAGctaataattataaaactatgtgataagaggccaggcgcagtggctcttgctGGTAATCCCAAtgcttagggaggccgaggcaggcggatcacctgaggtcaggagttcgagactagtctggccaacatggcaaaacccaaaaatttttttgtaaaaatacgaaaagatagccaggtgtggtggtacaccctgtagtcccagctacttgggaggctgaggcatgagagttgctttaacccaggagacagaggttgcagtgagtggagatcatgcctttgcactccagcctgggtgacagagggagactctttctcaaaataaataaataaataaataaataaacccacaAAAACTATGTGATAAGTTCTGCAATAGAGATTTGAATGAGTTGTTTTAAGAATTCAAAGATGAGGGAATGGGTACAGACAAAGGCAAGTTAGCTTAACCTACACTGATGCAGCACAGCATGAAGAAGACCTGTCACTGGAaagtgatttgttctttttgactctgaatctcatttcattttatttcatccttatGCTAGCATTTAAAGTAAAGAAGtgtgtcttctttttccttcccatcCTGTAATGTCTTCTGAGAATGACTTTATATGGTATAACTTTCCCAGTTTCCTTCAAAATCTTAAACAACTAATTGTCATGAATAGTCACAAACTGAGGGTTAATGATATTGGAATTTAATGCCCAAAATTGTAACAGTAAAacttgctgggtttttttgttttgttttgttttgttttgttttgagatagtcttgctctgtcacccagtctagggTGCATTGGtgcagtctccgctcactgcaacctccacctcccaggttcaagcaattctcctgcctcagcctcctgagtagctgggactacaggtgcacgccaccacgcctggctaatttttgtatttttagtagagacagagtttcactgtgttagccaggatggtctcaatctcctgacctcgtgatccgcccgccttggcctcccaaagtgctgggattacaggcgtgagccactgtacccagccaaaacTTGCTGttttaatatggaaaatattattttacttgtaGCTGAGTTTGTGAAGCTGGCAGAGCTGCCATGCCTGGAAGACCTGGTGTTCGTAGGCAATCCCTTGGAAGAGAAACATTCTGCTGAGAATAACTGGATTGAAGAAGCAACCAAGAGAGTGCCCAAACTGAAAAAGCTGGATGGTGAGTGATTCTGAGCTGGCTTGGACCTGTCTTCTAGGcataaaaatggaatttgtgGCATGGAATCGTGAAGAggagaaaaactaaagaaaaaatacctCTGATATTCCAGGTCATTTCTATCTATATAAAATTGAATGGTCTAGGTTTGAGCCAAGGTAAGATGAAAAACTGCTAGGATATTTAGACTGGTACAAGATTCTCCCTAGACTGAAAGCTTACAAGAAAGCTAGgcctgaccaggcatggtggctcacgcctgtaatcctagcactttaggaggctgaggcgggtggatcacccaaagtcaggagtctgagaccagcctggccaacatggtgaaaccccatctctactaaaaatacaaaaattagctgggcgtggtgacgggcacctgtaatcccagctacttgggaggctgaggcaggagaattgcttgaactcggcgggcggaggttgcagtgacccgagattgtgccattgcactccatcctgagcaaaaaagagtgaaactccatctcaaaaaaaaagaaaaagaaaaaagaaagaaagaaagctaggCCTAGGCCTTATAAATCTATGTGGGGCCAGTCACAGTGGCACGTTTCTGCAGTCCCAAGCTATTcaatgaggcaggaagattgcttgaggtcaggagtttgagatcagccttcaTAATATAGCGAGACAAaccctgtatttatttttttaattgtatatttattttttcctgatataaatttccttctgttaTGTTGGATTAAAGCTGGAATTATTCAGGGTTTGGTGCTGAGCCACCTCCTTTTCTCACTCTTCCCTCTATCACAAAGAGGTCACCCATGAAAGCAGTAAGAGAGAAggatcctggccaggtgcagtggctcacacctgtaatcccagcactgtgggaggccaaggtgggcggatcatctgaggttgggagttacacccgcctgaccaacatggagaaacccatctctactaaaaatacaaaattaaccgggtgtggtggtgtgtgcctgtaaccccatctactagggaggctgaggcaggagaatcgcttgaatccgggaggcggaggttctggtgagccatgattgtgccactacactccagcctgggcaacaagagcgaaactccatctcaaaaaaaaaaaaaaaaaaaaaaagagggagacgGATCCTGACTTCCAGACAACATCAAGTTCCATGTCTATCTACTATCTACTTGTacttttatgtaaaagaaaaataaacttctagtTCACTTAagcaagttaaaaaaagaaagaaagctaggCTTGTCCTCAAGTCAGAAAGGTGACACAAAGGTCACAAATTTTGGTCAGAATCAAAAATTATTCTGATTATACAGAATAATCAGAAATACATGGTAAGCAGTTGCTTTTTTACAATTGGATCAAAATTGTGGTgttctctctcactgtctctccccTCATCCCCAGTCTTGGTTTCCCAATATCTAAGATCAGTGTCAGCATCAGTAGATAACCCTGATTAACTGAGTCAGGTCCCATCTCCTCCACTTAATAGTTTGTGAAATTGTGCTAATTAATTAATCTCACCAAACCTTGTTTATTTGTAATCTAAAAAGTGGAGATGATAATAGTACCATTAGTAATCATTTTAGAACATATATCAGAGtattattatgaggattaaatgaaataatctatgTGAAACACTGAACACATGGAGATAATCTATGCTAAACGCTGTGCTTAACATAAAGtaagtattcaaaatatatgttattaactgggtgtggtggctgacacctgtaatcctagcactttgggaagccgaggtgggaggatcacttgaggtcaggagttcaagaccagcctggccaatatggtgaaaccccgtctctactaaaaatacaaaaattagctggacgtggtcgcgggcgcctataatcccagctacttgggagattgaggcaggagaatcactggaacctgggaggcggaggttgcagtgagctgagattgtgccactgtactctaacctgggtgacagaacaagactctgggaaagaaagaaagagagagagggagggagggaggggagaaagggaggaaaggaatgaaaagaaaggaatgaaaggaaggaaagaaagagagagagaaagagaaagagagggaaagaaagaaagaaaagaaagagagagaaagaaagaaagaaagaagaaagaaagaaagaaagaaaagaaaagaaaagagaaaagaaaagaaaagaaaagaaaagaaaagaaagaaaggaaagaaagaaagaaaaggccgggcgcagtggc
The Theropithecus gelada isolate Dixy chromosome 7b, Tgel_1.0, whole genome shotgun sequence DNA segment above includes these coding regions:
- the DNAL1 gene encoding dynein light chain 1, axonemal isoform X2, whose amino-acid sequence is MDASLSMLANCEKLSLSTNCIEKIANLNGLKNLRILSLGRNNIKNLNGLEAVGDTLEELWISYNFIEKLKGIHVMKKLKILYMSNNLVKDWAEFVKLAELPCLEDLVFVGNPLEEKHSAENNWIEEATKRVPKLKKLDGTPVIKGDEEEDN